TATGAGCCGCATCATCGTGCCCCAGGCCGAGGGAATCCAACTGTTCACCGTGCCCCTTCCGCTGGAGGAAGGGGACCTGCTGGGAAGCCCCCAGATTGCCTGGCAGGCCTATGGGAAACCGTCGGACGGCAAAGCGGTGGTGGTGCTGCACGACCTGTCCCATTCCCACCAGGCGTTGAGCACGGAAGTGAACGGTGCGTACCAACCCTCGGGCTGGGGGCGGGAGCTCATCGGTCCGGGCAAGGCGCTGGATCCGGACGTGACGCCGGTCATCGTGCCCAACCTGCTGGGCAGCCCGTTCGGCTCCACGTCGCCGCTGACGCCGGATCCGCACACGGGCGCGCCGTGGGGCGCGGGGCTGCCGCCGCTCACCGTGCTGGACATGGCGCGCGGCGTTTCCGCGCTGCTCAAGGCCCTGGGGCTCACGCGCGTGAAGGCCCTGGTGGGCATTGGCCTGGGCGGGCTGGTGGCGCTGCGGCTGGCGGCGCTGTTCCCGGAGCTGGCGGACGGCGTGGTGGTGCTGGGCGCGGCGCGGGCCCTGCCGGAGGGGCTGCGCGAGAAGATGGGCCTCACGTCGCAGGTGCTGCGCATGGCGCCCGACAACGAGGACACTCCGCCCCTGCGCGAGCGCGCACCGAACCGGACGCTGACGCGGCTGCGGATGGACTACCTCAAGCTGCTCTACGGACGCGACCACCTGGGCACCGCGTATCCGGACAGCGCGGCGGCGCAGGCGGCGCTGGAGGCGGAGGCCGCGTCGTTCGCGGACACGTTCGATCCGGTCGCGTGGTCGCTGCTCTGCTCCGCGTACGCGGGCTGCGACCTGACGGAGACGTTCCCGAGGATCCGCGCGCGGGTGCTGCTCCTCGCGGGCGCGACGGACGCGCTGGCTCCGGCGGGCCGCGTGCGGGACACCTACCACCAGCTGACGGCGGCGGGGGTGCAGGCGCGGTTCGTGGAGCTGCAGGGGCCGGGGGACCACGGCACCCTGCTGTCGGACGCGCACCGGCTGAAGGGGCCGGTGCAGGACTTCCTGCGCTGGCTGCGCGGCTAGCCTAGCGCTGCGACTGGTGCTGCGAGGCGAGCCGCGCCCGGAGCGCGCCCACCAGCATCCCGATGGCGATGTCGTTGTTGCCGCCGTGCGGGATGATGATGTCCGCGTGGTGCTTGGACGGCTCCACGAAGCCCATGTGCATGGGGCGCACGTGGCGCAGGTACTGGCCCACCACGTGGTCGAAGTCGCGGCCTCGGTCCTTGATGTCGCGGGTGAGGCGGCGAAGGATGCGCAGGTCGTCGTCCGCGTCGACGTAGATCTTCACGTCCATCTCGTCGCGCACCTCCTTCATGTGCAGCACGAGGATGCCCTCGATGAGGATGATGTCCCCGGGGTCCACGCGGTGCGTGTGCGGCTGACGGCCGGACGTGACGAAGTCGTAGACGGGCTTCTGGATGGCGCGGCCCTGCTTGAGCGCGCGCAGGTGGCTGACCAGCAGCTCCGTGTCGAAGGCGTCGGGGTGGTCGAAGTTCACCTCCCGCCGCTCTTCGAGGGACATGTCCTTCAGGTCCCGGTAGTACGAATCCTGATCAATGAAGGCGACCCGGCAGTCGGCGAGAGCCTCACGCACCTTGCGGGCCACCGTGGTCTTGCCGGACGCGGTGCCGCCCGCGATGCCAACGACGAGGGGTGACGACATGCGGCGGGCACTACCCCACCAGACAGGTGGGCGCAAGGATCCGTTGACCGGCCGACATGTGCCCTTCCTTATGCGCGCCGCAAGAGTCCACGCGCTTGCCCTTCCGCGAGCAGCCAGGCGGGCACGGCCTCCACCTGAAGCGGACCGTCCGCCAGCCCCTGGAGCCCCGCGGCCACCTCCGGGGGTAGCGTCAGGACCTCGAAGCCCGTCGCCTTCCGGCGGATGGCGAAGCGCCACGGGCCCGGACCCGGCCGGGCGGCCACCTGTGCCAGGGCCTCCAGGCCGGAGACCTCCAGGGCCCCGCAGGCCCACGCACGGCCGGTGAGGTGCCGCCGTAACGCCCGTGTGGCGAACACCAGCTCCGTCAGGTCGGCGGGAAAGGAGCCCAGGCGGACGTCCTCGGCCAGCGCCACCTGGCCCGGGGCCGGAGCCGGAGGCGTCTGGAGGAAGGCGTGCGGCAGCATCATCTCCAGGGACAGCGCGGCGGCCACCCCGTCCGACGGCGCGGCCATCACGCGCTTGCGCGCCCAGGACGCGAAGGCGTGGGACAGGGACTTGCCCAGCCCGTCGAAGAGGCCTCGGTACTCGCGAGAGCGGGTGAAGGACTCCAGCCCCTCCGGCGTCGCCGCGAGCAACAGGCGCGTGAGCGGCCAGTCCTTGTCCAGCTGCTCCGCCACCACCGCCAGCCGGAAGTCCCGGTCCGCGCGCGTGCCCTCGGGGTCCTCGTCCTCCGTGGCCGGGGTGACGCCGTGGCCCGCGTCGAACAGCGTCCACGGGCGGCTGTCCCCGCTGAGCCCGGGCACGGCCTCGCGCGACGCGGGGATGTCGATGGGGGCGCGGGACTCCTTCGGGACGAGCGCGCGCAGCCGCCGCAGCGACGCGAGCGCCACCTCCGGCGGATGGCCATCGCCCTCGAAGGTGACGGCGCGCAGGCGCGAGCAGCGCGGGAGCACCTCCGCGAGCAGCTCGAACAGCTCCTCGCGCACGGGCTGCGTGTGGTCATCCACGTAGAAGGTCCGCCCTGCCCTGCGCGTCACCACGCCGCCCGCGATGTGGATCTCCACGACCTGATCCAACGGGAAGCCCTCCAGCCCCGCGCGCAGGGGCAGGCCCGCGGAGAGCTGGTGGCTGAAGAGGTGACCCAGGTCCAGGAGCAGCGGCAGGCCCGTGCGCGCGTGCAGCTTCGCCATGAAGTCCAGCGCGTGCAGACCTCCGCGCGTGGCGAGCACGGCGGGGTTCTCAATCACCAGCGGGACGCTCAGGCCCGCCTGGATGTGGAGCGCGTGCGCCGCGCTGTCCCGCACGCCCGCGTCGTTGAACGGCGGCGTGACGTAGAGGTAGCCCGGGAAGGGCTGGCCGCCCGCGTGCCACCAGCCCACGTCGTTGCCCACCCACGGGCTGCCCACCGCGCGCGCGTGCGCATCCAGCTCCGCGAGCGCCGACGCGGGCTCCAGCTCCGGACCCCACAGGTTCAGGTGCACGGGATGGAAGAGGACCGGCACCTCCGGACGGCGGCGCCACATCTCCGGGAAGAGCGTGGCCTGGGCCTTCGCCTCCTCCAGCGCGATGGGCGCGCTGTACTCCACGAAGTCGAAGAGACCGGGCGAGCTGTCGAGCAGCCGGTACGGATGCGGCACGTCCGAGGCGCTCAGGTTGCTGCTCAGCCCCAACCCCATCCAGGGCAGTGACCACGAATCCGATGCAGGGCGCGTCATGGGCACACCCTAACCAGCCCGGCTCCGGGTGGCGCTAGCCTTGTGTGACCGGCCGCTCCAGCCGCACGTCCTGGACCGTCAGCACCCTGCCGTCCGCCGCGCGCACCTCCAGCGGCTTCACCGGCTGCCCGTGCGCCTTGTCGAGCACCCGCGTCCGGGGCTCTCCCGCCTCGAAGCAGTGCTCCTGGCCCCACTGCCCCAGCGCGACCAGGATGGGAAAGAGGCTCCGCCCCTTCTCCGTCAGCACGTACTCCTGCCAGGCGCTGCCGTCCGAGGCCGGCTGCGTCTCGAGGATGCCGTGGTCCACCAGGTGCTTCAGGCGCTGGGCCAGGATGTTCTTCGCCACGCCCAGGCTCTTCTGGAACTCGCCGAAGCGGCGCAGGCCGTATTGCGCGTCGCGCACGATGAGCAACGACCACCAGTCCCCGATGACGTCCAGG
The sequence above is drawn from the Corallococcus sp. NCRR genome and encodes:
- a CDS encoding alpha/beta fold hydrolase; translation: MSRIIVPQAEGIQLFTVPLPLEEGDLLGSPQIAWQAYGKPSDGKAVVVLHDLSHSHQALSTEVNGAYQPSGWGRELIGPGKALDPDVTPVIVPNLLGSPFGSTSPLTPDPHTGAPWGAGLPPLTVLDMARGVSALLKALGLTRVKALVGIGLGGLVALRLAALFPELADGVVVLGAARALPEGLREKMGLTSQVLRMAPDNEDTPPLRERAPNRTLTRLRMDYLKLLYGRDHLGTAYPDSAAAQAALEAEAASFADTFDPVAWSLLCSAYAGCDLTETFPRIRARVLLLAGATDALAPAGRVRDTYHQLTAAGVQARFVELQGPGDHGTLLSDAHRLKGPVQDFLRWLRG
- the udk gene encoding uridine kinase translates to MSSPLVVGIAGGTASGKTTVARKVREALADCRVAFIDQDSYYRDLKDMSLEERREVNFDHPDAFDTELLVSHLRALKQGRAIQKPVYDFVTSGRQPHTHRVDPGDIILIEGILVLHMKEVRDEMDVKIYVDADDDLRILRRLTRDIKDRGRDFDHVVGQYLRHVRPMHMGFVEPSKHHADIIIPHGGNNDIAIGMLVGALRARLASQHQSQR
- a CDS encoding DUF692 domain-containing protein, with amino-acid sequence MTRPASDSWSLPWMGLGLSSNLSASDVPHPYRLLDSSPGLFDFVEYSAPIALEEAKAQATLFPEMWRRRPEVPVLFHPVHLNLWGPELEPASALAELDAHARAVGSPWVGNDVGWWHAGGQPFPGYLYVTPPFNDAGVRDSAAHALHIQAGLSVPLVIENPAVLATRGGLHALDFMAKLHARTGLPLLLDLGHLFSHQLSAGLPLRAGLEGFPLDQVVEIHIAGGVVTRRAGRTFYVDDHTQPVREELFELLAEVLPRCSRLRAVTFEGDGHPPEVALASLRRLRALVPKESRAPIDIPASREAVPGLSGDSRPWTLFDAGHGVTPATEDEDPEGTRADRDFRLAVVAEQLDKDWPLTRLLLAATPEGLESFTRSREYRGLFDGLGKSLSHAFASWARKRVMAAPSDGVAAALSLEMMLPHAFLQTPPAPAPGQVALAEDVRLGSFPADLTELVFATRALRRHLTGRAWACGALEVSGLEALAQVAARPGPGPWRFAIRRKATGFEVLTLPPEVAAGLQGLADGPLQVEAVPAWLLAEGQARGLLRRA
- a CDS encoding winged helix-turn-helix transcriptional regulator gives rise to the protein MKRTSMEGATCPVARSLDVIGDWWSLLIVRDAQYGLRRFGEFQKSLGVAKNILAQRLKHLVDHGILETQPASDGSAWQEYVLTEKGRSLFPILVALGQWGQEHCFEAGEPRTRVLDKAHGQPVKPLEVRAADGRVLTVQDVRLERPVTQG